Proteins encoded together in one Mycolicibacter minnesotensis window:
- a CDS encoding protein kinase domain-containing protein, which translates to MGEIYRAHDTATDRIVAVKLLPAHLADNPAFQHRFRREARAVAALNDPHIVPIHNYGDIDGRLYVDMRLIEGRDLGKVIADSGGRLVPRRAVAIIEQIASALDTAHDAGLVHRDVKPSNILLTVRDFAYLIDFGIARSTDDTAMTGTGLAVGTLAYMAPERFSGNADHRADIYALSCVLYQALTGRQPYPSDSLERQIAAHLNVAPPKPSVHDVPVAFDAVIARGMAKDPDERHQTATALAREAAAALNAPVKAKAAPPKPVAPAPFVETPAVRIAPRSVRAARYVAGACVAAQFAMMGSYIYTSTSFAQSRVMLTATGQPPTTAQLAQAQKTISDRLADRGIADAQVVVDGSGLMAMVPKGDVAKLAGIGQRAMLYARPVINAVSVLTTLGAGSGTGAQDPGPGPDIITTSPGPENTGESATPGSSAGPAPTAPGSPAEPMFPDDQSQSWEARVAAEKRLRQSDNNVVQQLALQIQAQRCDREDILAGNDDPDLPLVTCSEDHRTAYLLAPAIFTGAQVTDAVGRRSWDVDGDYVKVLLSPAATATWASYAASHIGDQVAYTLDTQVLSTQEIRETNRDGDPKIAMGNSLPGDLSSLANTLKHQPLPTTFGIGAPEEAPIAFDRPSTALVTGTVAVSLMLLGALAYLLLRRQPD; encoded by the coding sequence ATGGGCGAGATCTATCGTGCCCACGACACCGCCACCGACCGGATCGTCGCGGTCAAGTTGCTGCCGGCTCATTTGGCCGATAACCCGGCTTTTCAACATCGCTTTCGCCGGGAGGCGCGCGCCGTTGCCGCTCTCAACGACCCCCACATCGTGCCCATCCACAATTACGGCGATATCGATGGCCGCCTCTACGTCGACATGCGCCTGATCGAAGGACGCGACCTGGGAAAGGTCATCGCCGACAGCGGCGGCCGCCTCGTCCCGCGGCGCGCCGTGGCGATCATCGAACAGATTGCCTCCGCCCTAGATACCGCTCATGACGCCGGCTTGGTCCACCGGGACGTCAAACCCTCCAACATCCTGCTGACTGTGCGCGACTTCGCCTATCTGATCGACTTCGGCATCGCCCGCAGCACCGACGACACGGCGATGACCGGCACCGGACTTGCCGTCGGAACGCTGGCCTACATGGCCCCGGAACGCTTCAGCGGCAACGCCGATCACCGAGCCGATATCTACGCTTTGAGCTGCGTGCTCTACCAAGCCCTCACCGGTCGGCAGCCGTACCCCAGCGACAGCCTCGAGCGGCAAATCGCCGCCCACCTCAATGTTGCGCCGCCCAAGCCGTCCGTCCACGACGTACCGGTGGCGTTCGACGCCGTCATTGCTCGCGGCATGGCGAAGGACCCCGACGAGCGCCATCAAACCGCGACGGCACTGGCCCGCGAGGCAGCAGCGGCCCTCAATGCGCCGGTCAAGGCGAAAGCGGCTCCGCCAAAGCCGGTGGCCCCTGCCCCATTCGTCGAGACACCGGCTGTCAGGATCGCACCTCGATCGGTGCGAGCGGCCCGTTATGTGGCTGGCGCCTGCGTCGCCGCCCAATTCGCAATGATGGGCAGTTACATCTACACGTCCACCTCCTTTGCCCAGAGTCGAGTGATGCTGACCGCCACCGGACAACCGCCGACCACCGCGCAACTCGCGCAGGCGCAAAAGACGATCAGTGATCGCCTCGCCGACCGGGGAATCGCTGACGCCCAGGTCGTTGTCGACGGAAGCGGCCTGATGGCAATGGTGCCCAAGGGCGATGTTGCCAAACTGGCTGGAATCGGTCAGCGCGCAATGCTTTATGCAAGGCCGGTGATCAACGCGGTGTCGGTGCTGACAACGCTGGGGGCTGGATCCGGCACGGGCGCGCAGGACCCGGGACCGGGCCCGGACATCATCACGACCAGCCCCGGACCCGAAAACACCGGCGAGTCCGCCACGCCCGGCAGCTCGGCCGGTCCGGCTCCTACGGCACCGGGATCGCCCGCCGAGCCGATGTTCCCCGACGACCAGTCCCAGAGTTGGGAGGCCCGCGTTGCCGCCGAGAAACGGCTGCGGCAGAGCGACAACAACGTGGTACAGCAGCTGGCCCTGCAGATTCAGGCCCAACGTTGCGATAGGGAAGACATCCTTGCCGGCAACGACGACCCGGACCTGCCGCTGGTGACTTGTTCGGAGGACCACCGGACGGCCTACCTGCTGGCGCCCGCGATCTTCACCGGAGCCCAGGTCACCGACGCGGTCGGGCGCCGGAGCTGGGATGTCGATGGCGACTACGTCAAAGTCCTCTTGTCGCCCGCCGCAACCGCCACCTGGGCAAGCTATGCCGCATCGCACATCGGCGATCAGGTCGCGTACACGTTGGACACCCAGGTGCTCAGCACGCAAGAGATACGCGAGACGAACCGCGATGGCGATCCCAAGATTGCGATGGGCAACTCACTGCCCGGAGACCTAAGCAGTTTGGCGAACACCTTGAAGCATCAGCCGTTGCCGACAACGTTCGGCATCGGCGCCCCTGAAGAGGCCCCGATAGCGTTCGACCGCCCGTCGACCGCGCTGGTCACCGGCACCGTGGCTGTGTCGCTGATGTTGCTTGGGGCACTGGCTTACCTGCTCCTGCGCCGACAACCTGACTAG
- a CDS encoding RelA/SpoT family protein yields MSEAVAQDSPTERTDLLKVPTSASRRVRARIARRITAQRGALSPVLEPLVAVHRQYYPKANLALLQRAYEVAEQRHATQLRHSGDPYITHPVAVATILAELGMDTITLVAALLHDTVEDTGYTLQALAAEFGDEVAHLVDGVTKLDKVVLGTAAEAETIRKMVIAMARDPRVLVIKVADRLHNMRTIRFLAPEKQARKARETLEVIAPLAHRLGMATVKWELEDLSFAILHPKRYEEIVRLVADRAPSRDTYLAKVRAEIVNTLAKSKITATVEGRPKHYWSIYQKMIVRGRDFDDIYDLVGLRILCDEIRDCYAAVGVVHSLWQPMAGRFKDYIAQPRYGVYQSLHTTVIGPEGKPLEIQIRTREMHRTAEYGIAAHWRYKESKGRNGVPHVNSAAEIDDMAWMRQLLDWQREAADPGEFLESLRYDLAVKEIFVFTPKGDVITLPTGSTPVDFAYAVHTEVGHRCIGARVNGRLVALERKLENGEVVEVFTSKAQNAGPSRDWQQFVVSPRAKAKIRQWFAKERREEALESGKESMAREVRRAGLPLQRLVNGESMAAVARELHYSDVSALYTAVGENHISAHHVVQRLVAQLGGVDQAEDDLAERSTPLTTPRRERHADDVGVAVPGATGVLTKLAKCCTPVPGDEIMGFVTRGGGVSVHRTDCTNAESLRQQDERIIEVKWAPSPSSVFLVAIQVEALDRHRLLSDITKVLADEKVNILSASVTTSRDRVAISRFTFEMGDPKHLGHLLNVVRNVEGVFDVYRVTSAA; encoded by the coding sequence ATGTCGGAGGCTGTCGCCCAGGACTCGCCCACCGAGCGCACCGATCTGCTGAAGGTACCCACCAGTGCCTCCCGGCGCGTGCGGGCCCGGATTGCCCGGCGCATCACCGCGCAACGCGGTGCCCTGAGCCCGGTGCTGGAACCCCTGGTGGCGGTGCACCGGCAGTACTACCCGAAAGCCAATCTTGCGCTGCTGCAGCGCGCCTACGAGGTGGCCGAGCAGCGGCACGCCACCCAGCTGCGCCATTCGGGGGATCCCTACATCACCCACCCTGTGGCCGTGGCGACGATCCTGGCCGAGTTGGGCATGGACACCATCACACTGGTGGCTGCGCTGCTGCACGACACTGTCGAAGACACCGGTTACACACTGCAGGCGCTGGCCGCAGAGTTCGGCGACGAGGTCGCCCACCTGGTTGATGGCGTGACCAAGCTCGACAAGGTGGTGCTGGGCACCGCCGCCGAGGCCGAGACCATCCGCAAGATGGTCATCGCCATGGCACGCGATCCTCGGGTATTGGTGATCAAGGTCGCCGATCGGCTGCACAATATGCGCACCATCCGATTCCTGGCGCCGGAGAAGCAGGCCCGCAAAGCGCGCGAGACGCTGGAAGTCATTGCCCCGCTGGCCCATCGGCTCGGTATGGCCACCGTCAAGTGGGAGCTTGAAGACCTCTCGTTCGCGATCCTGCATCCCAAGCGCTACGAGGAGATCGTCCGGTTGGTGGCCGACCGGGCGCCGTCCCGCGACACCTACCTGGCCAAGGTGCGCGCCGAGATCGTCAATACGCTGGCCAAGTCGAAGATCACCGCGACCGTCGAGGGGAGACCCAAGCACTACTGGTCGATCTATCAGAAGATGATCGTGCGCGGCCGTGACTTCGACGACATCTACGACTTGGTAGGACTGCGGATCCTGTGCGACGAGATCCGGGACTGTTATGCCGCCGTCGGTGTCGTGCACTCGCTGTGGCAGCCGATGGCCGGCCGGTTCAAGGACTACATCGCCCAGCCGCGCTACGGGGTCTACCAGTCGTTGCACACCACGGTGATCGGCCCGGAGGGCAAGCCGCTGGAGATCCAGATTCGCACCCGGGAGATGCACCGCACCGCCGAGTACGGGATCGCCGCGCACTGGCGCTACAAAGAATCCAAGGGCCGCAACGGCGTTCCGCACGTCAACTCCGCCGCCGAGATCGACGACATGGCCTGGATGCGCCAGTTGCTGGACTGGCAGCGGGAAGCCGCGGACCCGGGTGAGTTCCTCGAGTCGCTGCGTTATGACCTGGCCGTCAAAGAGATCTTCGTGTTCACTCCGAAGGGCGATGTGATCACGCTGCCCACCGGCTCCACGCCGGTGGACTTCGCCTACGCGGTGCACACCGAAGTCGGCCACCGATGTATCGGCGCCCGGGTCAACGGCCGGCTGGTGGCGTTGGAGCGCAAGCTTGAAAACGGCGAAGTTGTGGAGGTCTTCACCTCCAAGGCTCAAAACGCCGGGCCGTCGCGCGACTGGCAGCAGTTCGTAGTGTCGCCGCGGGCCAAGGCCAAGATCCGGCAATGGTTCGCCAAGGAACGTCGCGAGGAAGCCCTGGAGTCCGGCAAGGAGTCGATGGCCCGCGAGGTACGCCGGGCAGGTCTGCCGCTGCAGCGACTGGTCAACGGCGAGTCGATGGCCGCGGTGGCCCGCGAACTGCACTACTCGGACGTCTCCGCGCTCTACACCGCCGTGGGCGAGAACCACATCTCGGCACATCACGTGGTGCAGCGGCTGGTGGCTCAGCTGGGCGGCGTCGACCAGGCCGAGGACGACCTGGCTGAGCGCTCCACACCTCTGACCACTCCGCGTCGTGAACGGCACGCCGACGACGTCGGAGTCGCGGTCCCGGGCGCCACGGGCGTGCTCACCAAGCTGGCCAAGTGCTGCACCCCGGTCCCAGGCGACGAGATCATGGGTTTCGTCACCCGTGGCGGCGGCGTGTCGGTCCATCGCACCGACTGCACCAACGCCGAGTCGCTGCGTCAGCAGGATGAGCGGATCATCGAGGTCAAGTGGGCACCGTCGCCCTCGTCGGTGTTCCTGGTCGCTATTCAGGTTGAGGCGCTGGACCGGCACCGGCTGCTGTCGGACATCACCAAGGTGCTCGCCGACGAGAAGGTCAACATCTTGTCGGCCTCAGTCACCACGTCACGTGATCGGGTGGCGATCAGCCGCTTCACATTCGAGATGGGTGATCCGAAGCATCTCGGTCACCTGCTCAACGTGGTCCGCAACGTCGAGGGTGTATTCGACGTCTATCGGGTGACGTCGGCGGCATGA
- a CDS encoding adenine phosphoribosyltransferase gives MNPGPAVGAAELIASLIREVADFPSPGIAFKDLTPVFADAAGLAVVTDELARIAAGADLVAGIDARGFLLAGAVADRLGVGALAVRKGGKLPPPVLAEHYQLEYATAVLEIPAEGIELAGMRVVILDDVLATGGTLAAAQRLLRRAGAEVVAAAVVLELAGLGGRAAVAPLRLERLHQI, from the coding sequence GTGAACCCCGGGCCGGCAGTGGGGGCCGCTGAGCTCATTGCGTCGCTGATCCGTGAGGTGGCCGATTTTCCCTCCCCGGGAATAGCCTTCAAAGATCTGACCCCGGTGTTCGCCGACGCCGCCGGGCTGGCCGTGGTCACCGATGAGCTGGCCCGGATCGCCGCCGGTGCGGACCTGGTGGCCGGTATCGACGCCCGCGGTTTTCTGCTGGCCGGGGCGGTAGCCGACCGGCTGGGAGTGGGCGCGTTGGCGGTCCGCAAGGGCGGCAAGCTGCCGCCGCCGGTGCTTGCGGAGCATTATCAGCTCGAATACGCCACTGCTGTTTTGGAAATACCCGCCGAGGGAATCGAACTAGCCGGGATGCGGGTGGTCATCCTCGACGACGTGCTGGCCACCGGCGGAACCTTGGCCGCAGCGCAGCGCCTGCTACGACGGGCCGGCGCCGAAGTGGTTGCGGCGGCCGTGGTGCTGGAACTGGCCGGGCTGGGCGGGCGCGCGGCGGTGGCGCCGTTGCGGCTTGAGCGCCTGCATCAGATTTAG
- a CDS encoding ABC transporter substrate-binding protein codes for MAARWRHAATSVVALITGLAVWSVSACTGATVDQIDYAVDGGLMTYNTTTVVGAASAGPQAFSRTLTGFGYHGPDGQIVTDHDFGSISVVGRAPLVLDYQIADAAVYSDGKPITCDDLVLAWAAQSGRFAGFDAASRAGYLDIENIECQPGAKKARVSFFPDRNIVDYEELFSATSMMPSHVISDQLGLNTTEVLLGKLGPADEAIAKIAQAWNTTWQLDRGADLRHFPSSGPYRIDSVLEGGAVVLVANDLWWGAKPVTTRITVWPQTADIADRVSKRVIEVVDVATGSAGSLNTPDDYQSSDSPSGGIEQLIFAPAGPLSETPARRAVALCTPRDVIARDAGVPVVNSRLNTAIDDAFDQAENVPEAGQFAHADPDAARDTLGGKPLTVRIGYRGPNTRLAAVVGAITASCAPAGITVVEVASDDVGPLALRDGQIDVLLASTGGSTGSGSSGSSSVDAYELFSGNGNNLSGYHNDQIDGIVSALAVTADPAEMVRLLGESAPVLWADVPTLPLYRQQRTLLSSKKTYGVAANPTRWGAGWNMDRWELQQ; via the coding sequence ATGGCGGCCCGCTGGCGGCACGCTGCGACGTCGGTGGTGGCGCTCATCACCGGCCTTGCCGTCTGGTCGGTGTCGGCGTGCACCGGCGCCACCGTCGATCAGATCGACTACGCCGTCGACGGCGGCCTGATGACCTATAACACCACCACCGTCGTCGGTGCGGCTTCGGCCGGCCCGCAGGCGTTCTCCCGTACTCTGACCGGCTTCGGATACCACGGTCCGGACGGTCAGATCGTCACCGACCACGACTTCGGCAGTATTTCGGTGGTGGGCCGCGCCCCGCTGGTGCTGGACTATCAGATCGCGGACGCGGCGGTGTATTCCGACGGCAAACCGATCACCTGTGACGATCTTGTCCTGGCGTGGGCGGCCCAATCCGGCAGGTTCGCCGGCTTCGACGCCGCCAGCCGCGCCGGCTACCTCGACATCGAGAACATCGAGTGTCAGCCCGGAGCGAAGAAGGCCCGAGTGTCTTTTTTCCCGGACCGCAACATCGTTGACTACGAGGAACTGTTCAGCGCCACCTCGATGATGCCGTCGCACGTCATCAGCGACCAGCTCGGCCTGAACACCACCGAAGTCCTGCTGGGCAAGCTCGGACCGGCCGACGAGGCCATCGCCAAGATCGCGCAGGCTTGGAACACGACCTGGCAGCTTGATCGCGGAGCTGACCTGAGGCACTTTCCTTCTTCGGGTCCCTATCGGATCGACTCGGTTCTCGAGGGTGGCGCCGTGGTGTTGGTGGCCAACGACCTGTGGTGGGGCGCCAAGCCGGTCACCACACGGATCACCGTGTGGCCCCAGACCGCCGACATCGCCGACCGGGTCAGCAAGCGGGTCATCGAGGTCGTTGACGTGGCGACCGGATCCGCGGGGTCACTGAACACCCCCGACGACTACCAGAGCAGCGACAGCCCCTCGGGGGGAATCGAGCAGCTGATCTTCGCCCCGGCCGGCCCGCTGTCGGAGACTCCTGCCCGCCGCGCGGTGGCCCTGTGCACCCCGCGTGACGTGATCGCCCGCGACGCGGGCGTTCCGGTGGTCAACTCGCGGCTCAACACCGCCATCGACGACGCCTTCGACCAGGCCGAGAACGTGCCTGAGGCCGGTCAGTTCGCCCATGCCGACCCCGATGCCGCCCGCGACACACTCGGGGGCAAGCCGCTGACGGTGCGTATCGGCTACCGCGGTCCCAACACCCGGCTGGCCGCGGTGGTCGGGGCGATCACCGCTTCATGCGCGCCGGCCGGCATCACCGTCGTCGAGGTGGCCTCCGACGACGTCGGTCCGCTGGCGCTGCGTGACGGGCAGATCGACGTGTTGCTCGCCAGCACCGGGGGATCGACCGGCAGCGGTTCGAGCGGATCGTCATCGGTGGACGCCTACGAGCTGTTCAGCGGCAACGGAAACAACCTGTCCGGCTACCACAACGACCAGATCGATGGCATCGTCTCTGCGCTGGCGGTCACCGCCGACCCCGCCGAGATGGTTCGGCTGCTCGGCGAAAGTGCTCCTGTGCTGTGGGCCGACGTGCCCACACTGCCGCTCTACCGTCAGCAACGGACGCTGTTGTCGTCGAAGAAGACCTACGGTGTGGCAGCCAATCCGACTCGGTGGGGCGCAGGCTGGAACATGGACCGCTGGGAGCTGCAGCAGTGA
- the secF gene encoding protein translocase subunit SecF, with translation MAKPSTSSGTKPAKKAPAAGEPKKSGSGAVAKKTPSKGSAKAPKHSFLSRLYTGTGAFEVIGRRRMWYAISGVMVAIAIVSILVRGFTFGIDFAGGTKVSFPRGDTTVTQVEEVFRKSVGNSPESVVVVGNGNSATVQIRAETLTNEQTEKLRDDLFEAFQPQGPDGQPSRQAISDSAVSETWGGQITQKAVIALVVFLLLASLYITVRYEWFMTLSAMISMVFDILVTAGVYSLVGFEVTPATVIGLLTILGFSIYDTVIVFDKVEENTSGFEHKTRYTYAEQANLAINQTFMRSINTSLISALPIISLMVVAVWLLGVGTLQDLALVQLVGVVVGTYSSIYLATPLLVTLRERTELVQNHTRRVMRRRNAAAGSKPVSAGTQGSDTAEDSGDADDNLTPEDEGAATTGSGAPTPGAKPVRPTSRRGQRPTGKPGAGR, from the coding sequence ATGGCCAAACCGAGCACCAGCAGCGGCACCAAGCCCGCAAAGAAGGCTCCGGCAGCCGGGGAGCCGAAGAAGAGCGGTAGCGGCGCCGTAGCAAAAAAGACGCCAAGCAAGGGCTCAGCCAAGGCGCCGAAGCACAGCTTCCTGTCGCGGCTCTACACCGGTACCGGCGCGTTCGAGGTGATCGGCCGCAGGCGGATGTGGTACGCCATCAGCGGCGTCATGGTGGCGATCGCCATCGTGAGCATTCTGGTCCGCGGTTTCACCTTCGGAATCGACTTCGCCGGGGGCACCAAGGTGTCGTTCCCGCGCGGCGACACGACCGTCACGCAGGTCGAAGAGGTATTCCGCAAGAGCGTCGGGAACAGTCCCGAGTCGGTGGTCGTGGTCGGCAACGGCAATTCGGCGACGGTGCAGATCCGCGCCGAGACGCTCACCAACGAGCAGACCGAGAAACTGCGCGATGACCTGTTCGAGGCCTTCCAGCCTCAGGGGCCCGATGGGCAGCCCAGCAGGCAGGCGATCAGTGACTCGGCGGTTTCGGAGACCTGGGGTGGCCAGATCACCCAGAAGGCCGTGATCGCTCTGGTGGTGTTCCTGCTGCTGGCGTCGCTGTATATCACCGTGCGTTACGAGTGGTTCATGACGCTGTCGGCGATGATCTCGATGGTCTTCGACATTCTCGTCACCGCCGGGGTGTACTCACTGGTCGGATTCGAGGTCACGCCGGCCACCGTGATCGGCCTGTTGACCATCCTCGGGTTCTCCATCTATGACACCGTGATCGTGTTCGACAAGGTCGAGGAGAACACCAGCGGTTTCGAGCACAAGACCCGCTACACCTATGCCGAACAGGCGAACCTGGCCATCAACCAGACCTTCATGCGTTCGATCAACACCAGCCTGATCTCGGCGTTGCCGATCATCTCGCTGATGGTGGTCGCGGTGTGGCTGCTCGGCGTCGGAACGTTGCAGGACCTCGCGCTGGTGCAGCTGGTCGGCGTCGTGGTCGGTACCTATTCGTCGATCTACCTGGCCACGCCGCTCTTGGTCACCCTGCGGGAGCGGACCGAGCTGGTGCAGAACCACACCAGGCGAGTGATGCGTAGGCGCAACGCCGCTGCCGGGTCGAAACCGGTGTCGGCCGGCACGCAGGGCTCGGACACCGCCGAGGATTCCGGAGATGCCGACGACAACCTCACCCCTGAGGACGAGGGTGCGGCAACCACGGGTTCAGGGGCACCGACTCCCGGCGCAAAGCCGGTACGGCCTACCAGCCGGCGCGGCCAGCGTCCGACCGGCAAGCCGGGCGCCGGTCGGTAA
- the secD gene encoding protein translocase subunit SecD, with amino-acid sequence MASPSASVHPARNLAVFLALLIGVYLLVFLTGNKLAEPKLGIDLQGGTRVTLTARTPDGSAPTREALNQAQQIISARVNGLGVSGSEVIIDGNNLVITVPGSDGNEARTLGQTARLYIRPVVNAVSVEEAAQAAGRMPGLGGGGMPGLPPGAGGGVPGLPPGLGGGVPGLPPGLGGGVPGLPPGLGGGVPGLPPGLGGGGIPGLPSGGQTLPGGPGASGQGLFGGNSGSLPQTPAAQPRPFPQEPTPTPGTTTASPEPASPSQSATLPAPAAPGLPGMPAVPGAQMPALPGLPGLPGLPGLPGQGDQAQGLAARIAAEKRLRQSDNKVVQALALQIQAGRCDKEDILAGNDDPDLPLVTCSQDHQVAYVLAPSIISGDQIADASSGMDQRSGANVVQVQFKSGAADVWANYTAAHIGTQTAFTLDSQVVSAPQIQEAIPGGRTQITGGSPGFTQDAARQLANVLKYGSLPLSFEASEAETVSATLGMTSLKAGLIAGAIGLALVLIYSLLYYRVLGVLTALSLVLAGAVVYAILVLLGRYINYTLDLAGIAGLIIGIGTTADSFVVFFERIKDEIREGRSFRSAVPRGWARARKTIVSGNAVTFLAAAVLYFLAVGQVKGFAFTLGLTTILDIVVVFLVTWPLVYLASKSPTLAKPSYNGLGAVQQVARERRALAKSGGGSSGKPGTKARTRVTAQSTGQG; translated from the coding sequence GTGGCATCGCCTTCGGCGTCGGTGCACCCTGCCCGCAACCTGGCGGTGTTCCTGGCATTGCTCATCGGTGTTTACCTGCTGGTATTCCTGACCGGAAACAAGCTTGCCGAACCCAAACTCGGGATCGACCTGCAGGGCGGCACGCGCGTGACACTCACGGCGCGCACCCCGGACGGCTCCGCGCCGACCCGCGAGGCGCTCAACCAGGCGCAACAGATCATCAGTGCCCGTGTCAACGGCCTCGGTGTATCTGGCTCTGAGGTCATCATCGATGGAAACAACCTGGTCATCACCGTGCCGGGTAGCGACGGCAATGAGGCTCGCACCCTGGGCCAGACGGCCCGCCTCTACATCCGTCCGGTGGTCAACGCGGTGTCGGTCGAAGAAGCAGCGCAGGCCGCCGGCCGGATGCCCGGTCTCGGTGGCGGTGGCATGCCCGGCCTGCCGCCCGGTGCCGGCGGTGGCGTACCGGGCCTACCTCCGGGTCTCGGCGGTGGCGTGCCCGGTCTGCCTCCGGGCTTGGGCGGTGGCGTGCCCGGTCTGCCTCCGGGCTTGGGCGGTGGCGTACCTGGCCTGCCTCCGGGCCTCGGCGGTGGCGGTATCCCCGGTCTCCCGTCCGGGGGCCAAACGCTGCCCGGCGGTCCCGGCGCGAGCGGACAGGGCCTGTTCGGTGGAAACAGCGGGTCACTCCCGCAGACGCCGGCGGCTCAGCCGCGGCCCTTCCCGCAGGAGCCGACTCCCACTCCGGGCACCACGACAGCCAGCCCCGAGCCGGCCAGCCCCAGCCAGTCCGCCACACTGCCGGCGCCAGCGGCACCGGGATTGCCCGGTATGCCCGCGGTGCCCGGTGCACAGATGCCCGCACTCCCGGGCCTCCCCGGTCTGCCGGGGCTGCCAGGTCTGCCCGGGCAGGGCGACCAGGCCCAGGGCCTGGCCGCGCGTATCGCGGCGGAGAAGCGCCTGCGGCAGAGCGACAACAAGGTTGTCCAAGCGCTGGCCCTGCAGATCCAGGCCGGCCGTTGCGACAAAGAAGACATCCTTGCCGGCAACGACGACCCGGACCTGCCGTTGGTGACGTGTTCCCAAGACCACCAGGTCGCCTACGTTCTGGCCCCGTCGATCATCAGCGGTGACCAGATCGCCGACGCCAGCTCGGGTATGGACCAGCGCAGCGGCGCCAACGTCGTCCAGGTGCAGTTCAAGAGCGGTGCGGCCGACGTCTGGGCCAACTACACCGCCGCACACATCGGCACCCAGACTGCGTTCACGCTCGACTCTCAGGTGGTCAGTGCCCCGCAGATCCAGGAAGCGATTCCCGGTGGCCGCACCCAGATCACCGGCGGTTCCCCGGGCTTTACCCAAGACGCCGCGCGCCAGCTGGCCAATGTGTTGAAGTACGGCTCGCTGCCGTTGTCCTTCGAGGCCTCGGAAGCAGAGACCGTCTCGGCCACACTGGGAATGACCTCCCTGAAGGCAGGTCTGATCGCCGGTGCGATCGGTCTGGCGCTGGTGCTGATCTATTCGCTGCTCTACTACCGGGTTCTCGGAGTGCTGACGGCGCTGTCTTTGGTATTGGCCGGCGCCGTGGTGTACGCGATCCTGGTGTTGCTGGGTCGCTACATCAACTACACCCTTGACCTTGCCGGTATCGCCGGTCTGATCATCGGAATCGGCACCACCGCCGACTCGTTCGTGGTGTTCTTCGAACGCATCAAGGACGAGATCCGCGAAGGCCGGTCTTTCCGCTCGGCCGTGCCGCGAGGATGGGCACGAGCCCGCAAGACGATCGTCTCCGGCAACGCGGTCACCTTCCTGGCCGCCGCGGTGCTCTACTTCCTGGCAGTCGGCCAGGTGAAAGGCTTCGCGTTCACCCTGGGGCTGACCACAATCCTCGACATCGTGGTGGTGTTCCTGGTGACCTGGCCGCTGGTCTACCTGGCGTCCAAGTCGCCGACGCTGGCCAAGCCGTCCTACAACGGCCTCGGCGCGGTTCAGCAGGTTGCACGTGAGCGGCGGGCGCTCGCCAAATCGGGGGGCGGATCGAGCGGCAAGCCCGGAACCAAAGCGCGCACGCGGGTAACCGCCCAGTCGACGGGACAGGGATAG
- the yajC gene encoding preprotein translocase subunit YajC, with translation MENMVAFLPLILVMGAFMFFASRRQKRAMQATIDLHESLQVGDRVHTTSGLQGTITGITDDDVDLEIAPGVVTTWMKLAVRDKIELEELAAEPAVEQAVEGA, from the coding sequence ATGGAAAACATGGTTGCCTTCCTGCCTCTGATCCTGGTCATGGGTGCCTTTATGTTCTTCGCCTCGCGCAGGCAGAAGCGCGCGATGCAGGCCACCATCGACCTGCACGAGTCGCTGCAGGTAGGGGACCGGGTGCACACCACCTCGGGGCTGCAGGGCACTATCACCGGCATCACCGATGACGATGTCGACCTGGAGATCGCACCGGGTGTGGTGACCACCTGGATGAAGCTGGCCGTTCGGGACAAGATCGAGCTGGAGGAGCTGGCGGCCGAGCCCGCAGTCGAACAGGCCGTCGAAGGCGCTTAG